The genomic window CTCCGTCGAGGAGGTCCAGAGCGTCGTCGATCGCCTGGACATTCTGGTCGCGCTCACGCAGCGAACCATCGACGAGAACCTCGACGAACTCCACGAGGGGAGCGCCATTATTTACGACGGTGAGCGCTCCTGGGAGGCCGAGATTCCCGACGAGATGACGGCGGTCGACGTTCCGCTGAAGTCGCTGGCCGAGGACGCCGGCGGCGCGATCATGCGCAACATCGTCGCGCTCGGCGCCGCGTGTAAGATCACCGGCTTCGACGTCGAGTACCTGGACGAGGCCCTCGAGAAGCGCTTCGGCGGCAAGGGCTCGCAGATCGTCGAGAACAACAAGGAGGCCGCTCGCCTCGGCCAGGAGTACGTCGAGGAGAACTACGACCTCGATCACCTCGGCTACAACGTCGAGACGACGGACAACGACTACGTCCTGCTCAACGGCAACGAGGCCGTCGGCATGGGCGCGATCGCGGCCGGCTGCCGGTTCTACTCCGGCTACCCGATCACGCCCGCGACGTCGATCATGGAGTACCTGACGGGCCGGATCGAGGACTACGGCGGTCACGTCGTCCAGGCCGAAGACGAGCTGTCGGCGATCAACATGGCCCTGGGCGCCGCGCGGTCCGGCGCTCGAGCCATGACCGCGACGTCCGGCGCCGGGATCGACCTGATGACCGAGACGTTCGGGCTGGTCGCGACCAGCGAGACGCCGCTGGTCATCGCCGACGTCCAGCGTTCGGGCCCCTCGACGGGGATGCCGACGAAGCAGGAGCAGGGCGACCTCAACATGGCGCTGTACGGCGGCCACGGCGAGGTGCCGCGGTTCGTCATCACGCCGACGTCGATCACCGAGTGTTTCTGGAAGACCGTCGAGGCGTTCAACCTCGCCGAGAAGTACCAGACGCCGGTCTTCCTGGTCTCGGACCTGGCGATGTCCGTCACCGAGCAGACGTTCCCGCCGGAGGCCTTCGACATGAGCGAGGTCGAGATCGACCGCGGCAAGCTCGTCGACGAGGACGAGGTCGACGAGTGGCTCGACGAACAGGGCCACTTCCGCGCCCACGCCGTCACCGACGACGGCGTCAGCCCGCGTGCCATCCCCGGCACGATCGACGGTGCGCACATGTCCACCGGCCTCGAGCACGACGAGCTCGGTCGCCGGACCGAGGACCAGGACGAACGCGTCCAGCAGGTCGACAAGCGCTACCGGAAGGTCGAGACCGCCCAGGAGGAAGAGGACTGGGACTATCGCGAGTTCGGCGACGAAGACGCCGACAACCTCATCCTCTCGTGGGGATCGAACGAGGGCGCGCTCGTCGAGGCGCTCGACTACCTCGAGGAGGACGGCATCGACGTCCGCGTGATCTCGGTGCCCTACATCTTCCCGCGGCCCGACCTGTCCGACGAGATCGAGGCCGCCGACGACGTGATCGTCGTCGAGTGTAACGCGACCGGCCAGTTCGCCGACCTGATCGAACACGACGCACTTACCCGCGTCAAGCGCATTAACAAGTATACTGGCGTCCGCTTCAAGGCGGACGAACTCGCCGAACAGATCACCGAACAACTCTCCGCGGAGGTGCCTGCACAATGAGCTCAGACGTACGATTCACCGACTTCAAATCCGACAAGCAGCCGACCTGGTGTCCCGGATGCGGCGACTTCGGGACGATGAACGGCATGATGAAAGCCCTCGCCGAAACCGGCAACGACCCCGACAACACCTTCGTGGTCGCCGGGATCGGCTGTTCCGGCAAGATCGGGACTTACATGCACAGCTACGCCCTTCACGGGGTCCACGGCCGTGCGCTCCCGGTCGCCACCGGGGTCAAGATGGCCCGTCCGGACATCGAAGTGATGGCCGCCGGCGGGGACGGTGACGGCTACTCGATCGGTGCCGGTCACTTCGTCCACGCCGTCCGCCGAAACGTCGACATGTCCTACGTCGTCATGGACAACCGCATCTACGGGCTGACGAAGGGCCAGGCCTCGCCGACCTCGCGGTCGGACTTCGAGACCTCGACGACCCCTGAAGGGCCCAAGCAGCCGCCGGTCAATCCGCTGGCCCTCGCGCTGGCCTCGGGTGCCTCCTTCATCGCCCAGTCCTTTGCCTCCGACGCGCTGCGCCACCAGGAGATCATCCAGGAAGCGATCGAGCACGACGGCTTCGGCTTCGTCAACGTCTTCAGCCCCTGTGTCACGTTCAACGACGTCGACACCTACGACTACTTCCGCGACAACCTCGTCGACCTCCAGGACGAGGGCCACGATCCGAACGACTACGAGGCCGCCAAGGAAGTCATCCTCGACAGCGACAAGGAGTACCAGGGCGTCATGTACCAGGACGAGAACTCCGTCCCGTACCACGAGAAACACGGCGTCACTGAGGACATGTCCGAGATTCCCGAGGGCGCGCCCGAGGACGCGATGGACCTCGTCCGCGAGTTCTACTGACGGCCGACGGACCGACGCGTTTTTTCGCGCGCTACCGGAACAGCAACGGCACTATCAGTAGTTGGTAATACGGTTTCTTTATTCAGAATTAGGTGCGAAACTGATATGCCGGATTCGGTAAGTACGTGTGCGTATTGACTGCCGAGGTTCCTACCGGTTTTCGATAGTGTCTACCGGACCGTACTAAGTGTAGGTTATGCATTGGGCAAGACAATCTAGCGACGGCTGGAAGAAAGGCCATATACACGTCTCACTCTATTACATTGAGTTCCGAACAGGATTTAGCTAACGGCTTTATGAACTATTGATTCTCAGGAACACTCAAGTTGATCTGATCCGTGCCGTTCCATCCATATCTCTAGTCCTCGAAAAACTGGCGTGAGATCGTTTACCATTTCTGTTTCTTCGTATTCTACTCGTGGAGGAATTTCGTCGTACTGTGTACGTTCAAGAAACCCAACTTCGACAAGTTCATCGAGTCGTCGAGAGAGTGTATTCGGCGAAAGTTCGAGCGAATCTTGGAGTTCGCCGAAACGGATCGACTGCTTGTCTGTAGTGACAATTTCATTGAGGATTGCTAAGGTATGTGCCTTCCCAAGAAGTGAGAAGAGCGTACTCTCATCAACCCCTTCACCCCGTTTTGATCCTTGACTTCCTTTGCCCTCGCTCATAGCACCACTACGAAATTCGTAGTAATAGATGTTCCGAAGAGGAGTATCCTCAGTTGGGATACTACAAGAGGAGCAAGCCACGTACTTCAGGTTTCAATTGAGACGGGTATGGATTGATACGTTGATCCCCTCACTTCCACTCTCGGTAGTAGCAACCAGACTCCTAACTTGGTAGCTTTTCACGTCCCCACTCATGGGCTAGAACGGGAGACTATTGATGAAAATCGGAATGATTGGCGCAGGGAATGTCGGGAGTACAGCCGCTCAGAACTTCGTTGAAGCAGGCCACGAGGTTATGATTAGCAATTCTCGGGGACCAGAAACACTCACCGATCTCGTTGACGATCTGGGAAGCAACGCTCATGCGGGGACCGTCTCTGAGGCAGCCGATTTCGGCGAAGTCGTCATGGAGGCGATTCCGTTCAATGCATACAAATCCCTCCCTGCGGACATTCTCAGTGATAAGATCGTTATCAGTGCCTCAAATTATTATCCGGGGCGTGATGGACTAACCGACGTAGGGAAGACACATACGGACCTCATTGCGGATCATCTCGAAGACTCAAGAGTCATCAAGGCATTCAATTCTATTTATTGGGAAAACCTCCGAGACGGACAACGGCTTGAGGCCGATCCGGATGATCGTTTTGCGATATTTATCGCTGGGGATGATGATGAGGCGAAAAGTGTAGTTTCGAGTCTTATCGAAGATATTGGATTCACTCCTGTGGATACAGGTCTACTTACTGAGGGAGGCCGTCACATACAACCGGGTTCGCCGATCTATACTGGCTCACTGACCGCGAGTGAGGCACGGACACGGTTAGCGGCACTCAAAGCGACTGTGGCTGCATATGAAAACGGCTATTACAGCCCCTCGCAGGAAGTCACAATCCAAGAACTAGCTAATGAATTAGACATGAGTGAAGAGTCTCTCTCAGAACATCTTCGTCGGGGGACAGAACAACTCATCAATCAATATCTTAAGTCATTCCCCTTTAGTTAAGACTCACAAGCTCTACGGTTGAAGTCTATGCCGTCATGGGATTCACCAGAGCCGAACTGGCCAATGAGCTGAATATGAGTAAATAGTCAATCTCATAATATCTTCGGCAAGGAACGGAGCAACTCATCAATCAATATCTTGATTGAGAACCTATTTCCAGCCACTAATAATCCGTTATTATCCAATTTTAACAACTATCGAACAGGTGGATGGCTACTCCGGTAACGCTTTCACCTGTACTTAACGCGACTTTCACGACCACCTCTGAATAAAGAAACCGTGCTACTATCTACTGCTCTGGCGAGAGCGGGAGCGGAAACGATTGGGGATCGGTCGTCGAGCGGAATCGCTCGGACTCGAGTCCGAACACCGAGACGCAGCCCGATCAGACGGGGTGTTCGACGGACTCCATCAGTTCCTCGACGGTCGCCGACTCGGCGGCGAGCGCGGCGGGATGACTGCCGACCAGCACCAGCCGATCGCCCTCGTGAGCGAACGACGTCACCGCGAGGTCGACGTCGATCCGTTCGCCCTCGAACGTCGTCGTCCCCTCGAAGACGTCGACCGACCGTCCGTCGCCGAGGATATCGAGGCCGAACGACTCCCGATGCGTGAGGTTCTCGATCGAGACGCCGCTGTGCTCGAGTTCGCCACCGTACTCCGAGAGCAGGTCCTCGTTGCTCAGTTCGCCGATCGGATTGAACGACCGGCCCGCGACCGAGACGTCCGGAACCGAGATCGCGGCGAAGGCACAGCCCTCGCTCGCGGTGCCGCGGAATTCGATCTCCTTCGTGTACGTCGAGGTCCAGACGGTCGCTTCGACGTCGCGCTCGACGCCGACGTCGACGCGCTCCTCGATCGATCGCTGCTCGATCGCGCGTTCCTCGTAGCCGGCCGTTTCGAGCGCGCTGTCGGTCGGTGCCGCGCGTTCGGCCGCGACCTCGAGCGGGGCGTTTCCGAGTGCGAAATCGAGACAGCCGGCAGCGAGCGCGAGCGAGCCGGTCACTCCGGCCGCGAGAAGCGTTCGTCGAGACGTACTCATTATCCTGACCTTCGCCAGCATCCGTATATTCCTTGTGGCAGGCCGGCTTCGGCTGTCAGCGCGGCGAAATGAGGCGAATCGCCGTGTCCCGTTGCTCGGTGGCGACGGCGAACACAGCAAGCGTTATCGGGGTCGACCCCACCCGTTTAGGCATGACCGAGTTCGCCAACCGGGTCGAGCAAGTGTCGATCAGCGGGATTCGCGAAGTGTTCGAAGCCGCGAGCGAGGACGCGATCAACCTCGGACTGGGACAGCCGGACTTTCCGACGCCCGCCCACGCCCGCCGCGGGGCGATCGAGGCGATCGAGTCGGGCCACACGGACGCCTACACGTCGAACAAGGGGACCCGCAGCCTCCGCGAAGCGATCTCGGCGAAGTACGACCGAGACTACGGCCTCGAGATCGACCCCGAAGACCTCATCGCCACCTCGGGCGGCAGCGAGGCCCTACACCTCGTCCTGCAGGCCCACGTCGACCCGGGCGAGGAGGTCATCTTCCCGGATCCCGGGTTCGTCTCCTACGACGCCCTGACTCACATCGCCGACGGGACGCCCAAACCCGTGGGGCTGCGCGAGGACCTCACGCTCGATCCCGCGACGGTCGAGGAGGCGATCACCGACGACACCGCCGTCTTCGTCGTCAACAGCCCCGCGAACCCGACCGGTGCCGTCCAGAGTGAAGAGGACATGCGCGAGTTCGCCCGTATCGCCGACGAGCACGACGTGCTCTGTCTCTCCGACGAGGTCTACGAGCACATCGTCTTCGAGGGCGAGCACCGCTCGCCGATGGAGTTCGCCGAGACGGACAACGTGGTCGTCGTCAGCGCCTGCTCCAAAACGTACTCGATGACCGGCTGGCGACTGGGCTGGGTCGCCGCCTCCAATCGCCGCATCGAGCGGATGCTGCGCGTCCACCAGTACGGGCAGGCCTGTGCCTCCGCGCCCGCCCAGTACGCCGCCGAGGCGGCTCTTACGGGCCCGCAGGAGCCGGTCGAGGAGATGGTCGAGACGTTCGAACGGCGACGCGACCTCGTCGTCGACGGCCTCGAGGACGCCGGTCTCGAAGTCCCCACGCCGGCGGGCGCCTTCTACGCGATGCCGAAGGTTCCCGAGGGCTGGTGCGACGAGGTGCTGGACCGCGGCG from Haloterrigena sp. KLK7 includes these protein-coding regions:
- a CDS encoding DUF6517 family protein, with translation MSTSRRTLLAAGVTGSLALAAGCLDFALGNAPLEVAAERAAPTDSALETAGYEERAIEQRSIEERVDVGVERDVEATVWTSTYTKEIEFRGTASEGCAFAAISVPDVSVAGRSFNPIGELSNEDLLSEYGGELEHSGVSIENLTHRESFGLDILGDGRSVDVFEGTTTFEGERIDVDLAVTSFAHEGDRLVLVGSHPAALAAESATVEELMESVEHPV
- a CDS encoding 2-oxoacid:acceptor oxidoreductase subunit alpha, which codes for MAEDLNWAVGGEAGDGIDSTGKIFAQALARAGRHVFTSKDFASRIRGGYTAYKIRTSVEEVQSVVDRLDILVALTQRTIDENLDELHEGSAIIYDGERSWEAEIPDEMTAVDVPLKSLAEDAGGAIMRNIVALGAACKITGFDVEYLDEALEKRFGGKGSQIVENNKEAARLGQEYVEENYDLDHLGYNVETTDNDYVLLNGNEAVGMGAIAAGCRFYSGYPITPATSIMEYLTGRIEDYGGHVVQAEDELSAINMALGAARSGARAMTATSGAGIDLMTETFGLVATSETPLVIADVQRSGPSTGMPTKQEQGDLNMALYGGHGEVPRFVITPTSITECFWKTVEAFNLAEKYQTPVFLVSDLAMSVTEQTFPPEAFDMSEVEIDRGKLVDEDEVDEWLDEQGHFRAHAVTDDGVSPRAIPGTIDGAHMSTGLEHDELGRRTEDQDERVQQVDKRYRKVETAQEEEDWDYREFGDEDADNLILSWGSNEGALVEALDYLEEDGIDVRVISVPYIFPRPDLSDEIEAADDVIVVECNATGQFADLIEHDALTRVKRINKYTGVRFKADELAEQITEQLSAEVPAQ
- a CDS encoding 2-oxoacid:ferredoxin oxidoreductase subunit beta; protein product: MSSDVRFTDFKSDKQPTWCPGCGDFGTMNGMMKALAETGNDPDNTFVVAGIGCSGKIGTYMHSYALHGVHGRALPVATGVKMARPDIEVMAAGGDGDGYSIGAGHFVHAVRRNVDMSYVVMDNRIYGLTKGQASPTSRSDFETSTTPEGPKQPPVNPLALALASGASFIAQSFASDALRHQEIIQEAIEHDGFGFVNVFSPCVTFNDVDTYDYFRDNLVDLQDEGHDPNDYEAAKEVILDSDKEYQGVMYQDENSVPYHEKHGVTEDMSEIPEGAPEDAMDLVREFY
- a CDS encoding helix-turn-helix domain-containing protein — encoded protein: MSEGKGSQGSKRGEGVDESTLFSLLGKAHTLAILNEIVTTDKQSIRFGELQDSLELSPNTLSRRLDELVEVGFLERTQYDEIPPRVEYEETEMVNDLTPVFRGLEIWMERHGSDQLECS
- a CDS encoding NAD(P)-binding domain-containing protein is translated as MKIGMIGAGNVGSTAAQNFVEAGHEVMISNSRGPETLTDLVDDLGSNAHAGTVSEAADFGEVVMEAIPFNAYKSLPADILSDKIVISASNYYPGRDGLTDVGKTHTDLIADHLEDSRVIKAFNSIYWENLRDGQRLEADPDDRFAIFIAGDDDEAKSVVSSLIEDIGFTPVDTGLLTEGGRHIQPGSPIYTGSLTASEARTRLAALKATVAAYENGYYSPSQEVTIQELANELDMSEESLSEHLRRGTEQLINQYLKSFPFS
- a CDS encoding pyridoxal phosphate-dependent aminotransferase, translating into MTEFANRVEQVSISGIREVFEAASEDAINLGLGQPDFPTPAHARRGAIEAIESGHTDAYTSNKGTRSLREAISAKYDRDYGLEIDPEDLIATSGGSEALHLVLQAHVDPGEEVIFPDPGFVSYDALTHIADGTPKPVGLREDLTLDPATVEEAITDDTAVFVVNSPANPTGAVQSEEDMREFARIADEHDVLCLSDEVYEHIVFEGEHRSPMEFAETDNVVVVSACSKTYSMTGWRLGWVAASNRRIERMLRVHQYGQACASAPAQYAAEAALTGPQEPVEEMVETFERRRDLVVDGLEDAGLEVPTPAGAFYAMPKVPEGWCDEVLDRGVVVVPGDAFGENGAGYARLSYATGTEELKEALEIIDDATRAVR